The Flavobacterium faecale genome has a segment encoding these proteins:
- a CDS encoding REP-associated tyrosine transposase — protein sequence MSRNYKFHNPDGVYFISFAVVGWLDVFMRNEYKDLFLESLQFCQKNKGLEIYAWCIMTSHVHLVFRSIDGQNPELLIGDLKRFTSRSIVKSIQENSKESRREFLLDFFKKEAEKSSNVKHYQFWRHDNKPIELWSNAVIQQKIEYIHNNPVEAGFVFNPEDYVYSSAIDYAGKKGLIDDVVVFKYFGF from the coding sequence ATGAGTAGGAATTATAAATTTCATAATCCAGATGGAGTATATTTTATCAGCTTTGCTGTGGTGGGCTGGTTAGATGTTTTTATGAGAAATGAGTACAAAGATTTGTTTTTAGAAAGTTTGCAATTTTGTCAAAAGAACAAAGGTTTAGAAATTTATGCTTGGTGTATAATGACTAGTCATGTACATTTGGTCTTTCGGAGTATAGATGGACAAAATCCTGAATTATTAATTGGCGATTTAAAGCGATTTACGAGCAGGTCAATTGTAAAAAGCATTCAAGAAAATTCAAAAGAGAGTCGTAGAGAATTTCTACTTGATTTTTTTAAAAAAGAAGCAGAAAAAAGTTCAAATGTAAAACATTATCAATTTTGGAGACATGACAATAAACCAATTGAGCTGTGGAGCAATGCCGTAATACAACAAAAAATAGAATATATACACAATAATCCTGTTGAGGCAGGTTTTGTCTTTAATCCCGAAGATTATGTTTACAGTAGTGCCATTGATTATGCTGGCAAGAAAGGTTTGATTGATGATGTAGTTGTATTTAAATATTTTGGATTTTAA
- a CDS encoding T9SS type A sorting domain-containing protein, which yields MTKTITTGVALLLLLGSTHCFSQTATDPPNPLKKARLQLMEGSRLYNPQAGLQTFQQLATEGNPEAMNGLAQIYIQGLGVPTDDVLAIEWFEKAAQNGYGKAYYNLATLYREGVSIPKDLTKAVSNFEKAAKAGDINGYARWGELVKNGLGTTRDYVLAMDIFEQGAALGNAQCIYAQGYLHYKGFGVPQDYNKALAYFRIAADKKSPIAIYMLGYCYSNGYGVTIDKEQASQYYNQAADLGFKRAELELAQPESENAEPNQIKTVSTPLAEDVENAPIEVPKKIKKVKHKIAKGDISGEYTGHLMRYDWSGQNIITTTPLKITLDQDGQALAGIWTEQEGDSLAFKATLEEKRILFNDSKIDRLNRYVEPVMKSYKFKEAKLQLLENEDDIYIVGNLQLYNIKQHENEKPMYLILERKLNDEEKEPVANPANTIVSHLVVYPNPVTSNSFKLSYELTIPTEISIRIYDFMGLLKSTQKLTTTGTGLQEQIIPFNASAGNYILNLYYNDQVIKTILIKK from the coding sequence ATGACAAAAACAATTACCACTGGGGTTGCCCTGCTACTGCTACTAGGCAGTACACACTGTTTTTCGCAAACAGCCACCGACCCACCCAACCCTCTAAAAAAAGCTAGATTACAGCTTATGGAAGGTTCCCGTTTGTATAATCCTCAAGCAGGACTACAAACTTTTCAGCAGCTAGCCACCGAGGGCAATCCTGAAGCAATGAATGGATTGGCTCAAATCTACATTCAAGGTTTAGGAGTCCCCACCGATGATGTATTGGCAATAGAATGGTTTGAGAAAGCAGCTCAAAATGGCTATGGCAAAGCCTATTACAACCTTGCAACACTATACAGAGAAGGTGTAAGCATACCCAAAGACTTAACCAAAGCGGTAAGCAATTTTGAAAAAGCAGCCAAAGCAGGTGATATAAATGGGTATGCACGCTGGGGCGAATTGGTAAAAAATGGCTTGGGTACCACACGAGACTATGTTCTAGCAATGGATATTTTTGAACAAGGAGCTGCATTAGGAAATGCGCAATGTATTTATGCTCAAGGGTATTTGCATTATAAAGGTTTTGGAGTTCCACAAGATTACAACAAAGCTTTAGCATACTTTAGAATAGCTGCCGACAAAAAAAGCCCCATAGCTATCTATATGCTAGGCTATTGCTACAGTAATGGTTATGGTGTAACGATAGACAAAGAACAAGCGAGCCAATATTACAACCAAGCTGCCGATTTGGGTTTCAAAAGAGCCGAGCTGGAACTAGCACAACCCGAATCTGAAAATGCCGAACCTAATCAAATCAAAACTGTCTCGACACCCCTAGCCGAAGACGTAGAAAATGCCCCTATTGAAGTGCCTAAAAAAATAAAAAAGGTAAAACACAAAATCGCTAAAGGTGATATTAGTGGCGAATACACAGGACACCTCATGCGCTACGACTGGAGCGGTCAAAACATCATTACTACCACACCGCTCAAAATAACGCTAGACCAAGACGGACAAGCCCTTGCAGGAATATGGACAGAACAAGAAGGCGATTCTTTAGCCTTTAAAGCCACGCTCGAAGAAAAAAGAATCCTGTTTAACGATTCTAAAATAGACCGTCTCAATAGGTATGTAGAGCCCGTAATGAAGTCGTATAAATTCAAGGAAGCCAAACTGCAACTACTCGAAAACGAGGACGATATATATATTGTAGGCAACCTGCAATTGTACAACATTAAACAGCACGAAAACGAAAAACCAATGTACCTCATCCTAGAGCGAAAATTGAATGACGAAGAGAAAGAACCAGTCGCAAACCCAGCAAACACCATTGTTTCGCATCTAGTGGTCTATCCTAATCCAGTAACTAGTAATAGCTTTAAACTAAGCTACGAACTGACTATTCCAACCGAAATTAGTATTCGTATATATGATTTTATGGGATTGCTCAAAAGCACTCAAAAGCTCACAACTACTGGCACAGGACTACAAGAACAAATTATACCCTTCAATGCTTCTGCAGGTAACTACATCCTGAATCTGTACTATAACGACCAAGTAATAAAAACCATTTTAATTAAAAAATAA
- a CDS encoding transglutaminase domain-containing protein yields MLHKFKPLLFLLICSLGVYAQHPVAVEQNLKKAGSNRPELEKAIAHCQQTNDPKKLQAIYFLIANMDIHQSADYYWESKDGQKIAYNELDYPDFNEASKVIEYIKTQNPGLRPKPFKSNDIETIKGDFLINNLEKAFDAWKYSPVKNISFDAFCDYILPYRINIEPLQEWRTAYSTKFSWITPKIKDIGFEAILPYVTDEANSWFTNTWSFGKRKDPLPRLGSLQLLFRKQGPCEDLADLGVFTMRSQGIPATVDFIPYWATTKGGHALNAFFGDNNQPTHFDYGTKEYNEKLRREPAKVLRTTYSKNPQNLASFEEQDKIPKGFLRETNFLDVTNEYWKTRNVKCSLYPNQLPNKIVYACTFSSLRWQPFWWGKIINNDSQFDQICLGTVVLPQYYSNEKMIPAGAPIIVGETENTVLTPDFNQLQDINIKSLANYLIIKPNVSYKLMYWNNKWQLTETITATETTVSLLFHKVPKNALLLLLSSDSKGLERPFIIDDTGERTWF; encoded by the coding sequence ATGTTACACAAATTTAAGCCACTATTATTCTTGCTAATTTGCTCACTTGGAGTGTACGCTCAACATCCTGTTGCTGTTGAACAAAATCTAAAAAAGGCAGGTAGTAATCGACCTGAATTGGAGAAAGCAATTGCACATTGCCAGCAAACAAATGACCCGAAAAAACTACAAGCCATTTATTTTTTGATTGCCAATATGGACATCCACCAATCGGCGGATTATTATTGGGAAAGCAAAGATGGTCAAAAAATCGCCTACAACGAACTAGATTATCCCGATTTTAATGAAGCTTCCAAAGTAATTGAATACATCAAAACTCAAAATCCCGGTTTGAGACCCAAACCATTTAAGAGTAACGATATTGAAACCATCAAAGGAGATTTCTTGATAAACAATCTCGAAAAAGCATTTGATGCTTGGAAATATTCTCCTGTTAAAAACATTTCATTCGATGCTTTTTGCGACTATATTTTACCTTATAGAATCAATATAGAGCCACTTCAAGAATGGAGAACTGCATATAGCACAAAATTTAGCTGGATAACTCCTAAAATAAAAGACATTGGTTTTGAAGCCATCCTTCCGTATGTAACCGACGAAGCCAATTCGTGGTTTACAAATACCTGGAGTTTTGGCAAACGCAAAGACCCTTTGCCTCGATTAGGCAGTCTGCAACTACTTTTTCGCAAACAAGGTCCTTGTGAAGACTTGGCAGATTTAGGAGTTTTTACCATGCGCTCTCAAGGAATTCCTGCCACCGTAGATTTTATTCCCTATTGGGCAACCACAAAAGGAGGTCATGCGTTGAACGCTTTTTTTGGCGATAACAACCAACCCACTCATTTTGACTATGGAACAAAAGAATACAATGAAAAACTAAGACGAGAACCTGCCAAAGTTCTAAGAACAACTTATTCTAAAAACCCACAAAACCTAGCTAGTTTTGAAGAACAAGATAAAATCCCAAAGGGGTTTTTAAGAGAAACTAACTTCCTCGATGTTACAAATGAATATTGGAAAACAAGAAACGTAAAATGTTCTTTATACCCCAATCAACTACCAAACAAAATCGTTTATGCCTGTACTTTTAGTAGTTTACGTTGGCAACCTTTTTGGTGGGGAAAAATCATAAATAACGACTCTCAATTTGATCAAATTTGCCTAGGCACAGTCGTGTTACCTCAATATTACAGTAATGAGAAAATGATTCCAGCTGGTGCGCCTATTATTGTGGGAGAAACCGAAAATACCGTTTTAACTCCCGACTTCAATCAATTGCAGGATATAAACATCAAATCACTAGCCAATTATTTAATCATAAAACCCAATGTAAGCTACAAATTAATGTATTGGAATAACAAATGGCAATTGACCGAGACTATTACAGCCACAGAAACTACAGTATCACTCCTATTTCATAAAGTACCCAAAAATGCTTTGCTTCTACTCTTGAGTAGCGATTCTAAAGGACTTGAACGGCCGTTTATAATTGATGATACAGGAGAACGAACGTGGTTTTAA
- a CDS encoding O-antigen ligase family protein → MTTPFFYASFRQKQSKITAISFAFLLVALYLLKCRAAWIGIVMAAVIYFGLEYDFIKWAKDKKNQMSVKALAIVFCIILIPIGNQLYNSKKASSDGRKFIWKLSTLMVVEKPLLGYGYGLFEKEYNLFQAQYIEKGKATSEEMQNAGHVLVPHNEIFQNAVEGGLVGLTLLSFFIGSLLVALKSRKSLVLSPKSLVESANLEEDSESPQYSINNNRIFHLSFAGVFAFVIIAMVNVATQCIPAMTMFSIYAAIICCQVQPISLPKWIAMKDNSIATTIKMGGIAISIFLLSSLVNTAIADRQNKKASLLVVTKNYPEALKILQKIQPKLQQYPDYWKNLGLVYYKTKKYSDAIDCLNKAKSYSSDPELFLGKGYSYQKLGQYANAIIQFRLLILTKPSKFKYRNLLMQAYLKNKDIPNAKKAAQEIIDLKPKIPSRKVQYYKMKAKKVVSRS, encoded by the coding sequence ATGACAACTCCATTCTTTTATGCTTCTTTCAGACAAAAACAGTCAAAAATAACGGCTATTAGCTTCGCATTTCTATTAGTTGCGCTGTATTTACTCAAATGTAGAGCGGCTTGGATTGGTATTGTAATGGCTGCCGTAATTTATTTTGGTTTAGAATATGATTTTATCAAATGGGCAAAAGACAAAAAGAATCAAATGTCTGTCAAAGCACTTGCGATTGTTTTTTGTATTATTCTAATTCCAATTGGCAACCAACTTTATAACAGCAAAAAAGCCTCGTCGGACGGGCGTAAATTTATCTGGAAATTATCGACTTTGATGGTTGTAGAAAAACCATTATTAGGTTATGGTTATGGTTTATTCGAAAAAGAATACAATTTATTTCAAGCACAATATATCGAAAAAGGTAAAGCCACCTCCGAAGAAATGCAAAATGCAGGACACGTTTTAGTCCCTCATAACGAAATTTTTCAAAATGCTGTTGAAGGTGGATTAGTTGGGCTCACATTATTGTCATTTTTTATTGGTTCATTACTAGTTGCTTTGAAGAGTAGAAAGTCATTAGTACTTAGTCCTAAGTCCTTAGTCGAAAGTGCAAATCTGGAAGAAGATAGCGAATCGCCACAATACTCCATAAACAATAATCGCATTTTTCATCTTTCCTTTGCTGGAGTGTTTGCTTTTGTAATAATAGCGATGGTTAATGTTGCGACACAATGTATTCCTGCTATGACAATGTTCTCAATTTATGCGGCTATAATTTGCTGCCAAGTGCAACCTATTTCATTGCCAAAATGGATAGCTATGAAAGACAACTCTATTGCCACCACAATTAAAATGGGGGGAATTGCAATTAGCATTTTCTTGTTAAGTTCTCTTGTCAATACTGCAATTGCCGACAGACAAAACAAAAAAGCATCTTTGCTTGTAGTAACTAAAAATTATCCAGAAGCCTTAAAAATACTCCAGAAAATCCAACCAAAATTACAACAATACCCTGATTACTGGAAAAATTTAGGATTGGTTTATTATAAAACAAAAAAATATTCAGACGCTATCGATTGCCTCAACAAAGCCAAATCGTACAGTTCGGACCCCGAATTGTTTTTAGGCAAGGGGTATTCATATCAAAAACTAGGACAATACGCCAACGCCATTATTCAATTTCGACTATTAATCTTGACAAAGCCTTCTAAATTCAAGTATCGCAACTTATTGATGCAGGCCTATTTAAAAAACAAGGACATCCCAAATGCAAAAAAAGCTGCCCAAGAGATAATCGACTTAAAGCCTAAAATACCGTCAAGAAAAGTACAGTATTATAAGATGAAAGCTAAGAAAGTGGTCAGTCGTAGTTGA
- a CDS encoding SDR family oxidoreductase, with amino-acid sequence MNKVVLITGGSSGIGKSIGEFLQQKGFTVYGTSRNPDRITDSLFPLLALDVRNVATIKTAIAEVIARSGRIDVVINNAGVGITGPLEEIPTEEIKNNFETNFFGPIEVMKAVLPQMRIQKSGLILNVTSIAGYMGLPYRSIYSASKGALEIITEALRMEVKSFGIHIANVAPGDFATNIASGRFHAPVIQGSAYEKVYGDMLETMDEHVDAGSNPMEMAEAVFAIIQEPNPRIHYKVGAFMQKFSIVLKRILPDKVYEKMLMKHYKL; translated from the coding sequence ATGAATAAAGTAGTTTTAATAACAGGAGGTTCATCTGGAATTGGGAAATCTATAGGCGAGTTTTTGCAACAAAAAGGATTTACAGTTTATGGAACGAGCCGCAACCCAGATCGAATCACAGATTCTCTTTTTCCGTTATTAGCTTTGGATGTGCGTAATGTAGCGACTATAAAAACCGCCATTGCCGAAGTTATTGCTCGGTCTGGACGAATAGATGTGGTGATAAACAATGCTGGGGTTGGAATAACGGGACCACTTGAAGAGATACCTACCGAAGAAATCAAAAATAATTTTGAGACTAATTTTTTTGGTCCAATCGAAGTCATGAAAGCAGTTTTACCACAAATGAGGATTCAAAAATCGGGTTTGATTTTGAATGTAACCTCAATTGCGGGCTATATGGGCTTGCCGTACCGTTCTATTTATTCGGCATCGAAAGGAGCTTTAGAAATTATAACTGAAGCGTTACGAATGGAAGTAAAATCGTTTGGGATACATATTGCAAATGTTGCTCCTGGAGATTTTGCCACTAATATAGCCTCAGGTAGGTTTCATGCTCCCGTAATTCAAGGATCTGCTTATGAGAAGGTGTATGGTGATATGCTAGAAACAATGGATGAGCATGTAGATGCAGGTAGTAATCCAATGGAGATGGCAGAAGCTGTTTTTGCTATTATTCAAGAACCAAACCCTAGGATACATTATAAGGTAGGTGCTTTTATGCAAAAGTTTTCTATTGTACTGAAACGTATTTTACCTGACAAAGTATATGAAAAAATGTTAATGAAACATTATAAGTTGTAA
- the fsa gene encoding fructose-6-phosphate aldolase translates to MKFFIDTANLAQIKEAQALGVLDGVTTNPSLMAKEGITGKNSILKHYVDICNLVEGDVSAEVNALDFDGMVKEGEELADLHEQIVVKLPMTKEGIMAAKYFSDKGIKTNVTLVFSAGQALLAAKAGATYVSPFIGRLDDVSTDGLNLIQEIREIYDNYGYETQILAASVRHTMHIVNCAKIGADVMTGPLSAIYGLLKHPLTDIGLAQFVADFEKGNK, encoded by the coding sequence ATGAAATTTTTTATTGATACGGCTAATTTGGCTCAGATTAAAGAAGCGCAAGCTTTAGGTGTTTTGGATGGTGTAACTACAAATCCGTCTTTGATGGCTAAAGAAGGAATCACTGGAAAAAACAGCATTTTGAAGCATTATGTGGATATTTGTAATCTTGTTGAAGGTGATGTAAGTGCTGAAGTAAATGCTCTTGACTTTGACGGAATGGTGAAAGAAGGTGAAGAATTGGCTGACTTACACGAGCAAATCGTAGTGAAATTGCCTATGACCAAAGAAGGGATCATGGCTGCAAAATACTTCTCTGATAAGGGAATTAAAACAAATGTAACTTTGGTATTCTCTGCTGGACAAGCTTTGTTGGCTGCAAAAGCAGGTGCCACTTATGTTTCTCCTTTTATTGGTCGTTTGGATGACGTTTCGACTGATGGATTGAACTTGATTCAAGAAATTAGAGAAATTTATGATAACTACGGATATGAAACTCAAATTTTGGCTGCCTCTGTACGTCACACGATGCATATTGTGAACTGTGCAAAAATTGGTGCTGATGTAATGACGGGACCATTGTCTGCAATTTATGGTTTGTTGAAACACCCATTGACAGATATTGGATTGGCGCAGTTTGTTGCTGATTTTGAAAAAGGAAATAAATAA
- a CDS encoding transglutaminase codes for MINIKNITFTQIKQSLQVKKPWDDVIIFVLNILISIPVFIIAHENLIELNWPFNIDRILLFILLLIAIQLTLRLLRTIIIICIFVYILALVYGTTFGNYGFDSIFEDYNSMIYTMSDNPYPQDIIVSKLLPFPNKNLILNAIEYKNPKVRTFAIMATNENFKNVRGYSEYRTIIQCFAVFKEINSRWHYVSDPKDDDYIATASESLKYLSGDCDDHSILMAACVRAIGGTPRLIHTKGHIYPEILIGSMNDLETVNFLIKNVLFTKESANKQLHYHIDERNQIWLNLDYTASYPGGPFMSEEILGALTLN; via the coding sequence ATGATAAATATTAAGAACATTACTTTTACTCAAATAAAGCAGAGTCTACAGGTCAAAAAACCATGGGACGATGTCATTATTTTTGTACTTAATATTTTAATTTCCATACCCGTTTTTATCATCGCTCACGAGAACCTAATCGAACTCAACTGGCCTTTCAACATTGATAGAATACTTCTATTCATCTTATTATTAATCGCCATTCAGCTTACATTACGATTGTTGCGTACCATTATAATCATTTGCATATTTGTCTATATATTGGCTTTAGTCTATGGTACAACATTTGGTAATTATGGTTTTGACAGTATTTTTGAGGACTACAACTCCATGATTTACACCATGTCAGACAATCCGTATCCGCAAGATATCATTGTTTCCAAGCTTTTACCTTTCCCAAACAAAAACTTGATTCTCAATGCTATTGAGTACAAAAATCCAAAAGTACGCACCTTTGCCATCATGGCTACCAATGAAAATTTCAAAAACGTAAGAGGTTATTCAGAGTACCGAACCATTATTCAGTGCTTTGCCGTTTTCAAAGAAATTAATAGTCGTTGGCATTATGTAAGCGATCCAAAAGACGATGATTACATTGCTACAGCAAGCGAATCCCTAAAATACCTTTCTGGAGACTGCGATGATCATTCGATACTTATGGCTGCTTGTGTACGCGCCATCGGTGGCACGCCTCGCCTCATACATACCAAAGGACACATCTACCCTGAGATTTTGATCGGGAGCATGAACGACTTAGAAACAGTAAACTTTTTGATCAAAAATGTGTTGTTCACCAAAGAAAGTGCCAACAAACAATTGCATTATCATATCGATGAGCGCAACCAAATTTGGTTAAACTTAGACTATACAGCCTCTTATCCTGGCGGACCATTCATGTCTGAAGAGATACTGGGTGCTTTGACCTTAAACTAA
- a CDS encoding nucleoside phosphorylase encodes MIAASELILNPDGSVYHLNIKPENIAHDIIFVGDPDRVEKITQLFDSVEFSTQKREFKTETGTYKGKKITVISTGIGPDNIDIVLNELDALVNIDLTTRTIKEKHTALNIVRIGTSGSLQADIPVDSFVMSKMGLGLDCMLRSYQADHVTHATLEDAFIKHTSWSPDKGRPYAVSCSEKLEKQFESDSIFKGITATAGGFFGPQGRILRLPIQDEGLNNKMDSFSHNDVRITNLEMETAAIYGLSALLGHHALSLNAIIANRATKTFSSDPNQATINLIDYALEQLVK; translated from the coding sequence ATGATAGCAGCATCAGAATTGATATTGAACCCAGATGGTAGTGTATACCACCTGAATATAAAACCAGAAAATATAGCCCACGACATCATCTTTGTAGGAGATCCTGATCGTGTCGAAAAAATTACGCAATTGTTTGATTCTGTAGAATTTTCGACTCAAAAAAGAGAGTTCAAAACTGAAACCGGAACTTACAAAGGCAAAAAAATTACAGTAATATCTACGGGAATTGGACCCGATAATATTGACATCGTATTAAACGAATTGGATGCTTTGGTCAATATTGACTTAACGACTCGTACCATAAAAGAAAAACATACAGCCTTAAACATTGTACGCATTGGAACCTCAGGATCATTGCAAGCTGACATTCCTGTAGATAGTTTTGTAATGTCAAAAATGGGATTGGGTCTAGATTGTATGCTTCGCTCCTACCAAGCCGATCACGTTACACATGCAACACTAGAAGACGCCTTTATCAAGCACACCAGCTGGAGTCCAGACAAAGGGAGACCTTATGCTGTATCCTGTTCTGAAAAACTCGAAAAACAATTTGAAAGTGATTCAATTTTCAAAGGAATCACAGCTACGGCCGGTGGATTTTTTGGACCACAAGGACGTATTTTACGTTTACCAATACAAGACGAAGGACTAAATAACAAAATGGACAGCTTCAGTCACAATGACGTTCGAATTACTAATTTAGAAATGGAAACAGCTGCCATCTACGGTCTATCTGCTCTTTTAGGACATCATGCCTTATCTCTAAATGCTATCATTGCTAATCGTGCCACAAAAACTTTCAGTAGTGATCCTAATCAGGCTACCATCAACTTGATTGATTATGCCTTAGAGCAATTGGTAAAATAG
- a CDS encoding translation initiation factor, which produces MNLEDQLKNLFPDHVPSNEPEEIDDTPHQLYVQKEPMICKYEKRKGKATTIIEGYEGEDEDFKILAKELKTKLSVGGSFKDGALILQGDYRDKIMQLLKEKGFKVKRVGG; this is translated from the coding sequence ATGAATCTAGAAGACCAATTAAAAAACCTATTCCCGGATCATGTACCTAGTAATGAGCCCGAAGAAATTGACGATACACCTCACCAATTATACGTTCAAAAAGAACCTATGATTTGTAAATATGAAAAACGAAAAGGGAAAGCAACAACCATTATCGAAGGTTATGAGGGCGAGGATGAAGACTTTAAAATTTTGGCCAAGGAACTAAAAACCAAACTTAGTGTTGGTGGTAGTTTTAAGGATGGTGCCTTGATTTTGCAAGGAGATTATCGCGACAAAATCATGCAACTTTTAAAAGAAAAAGGATTTAAGGTAAAACGTGTGGGTGGCTAA
- a CDS encoding isopenicillin N synthase family dioxygenase gives MQNIPSVDLRDFLSNDPERKQKFVNEIGAAFEDIGFVALKGHFLDQNLVEELYSEIRNFFQLPLETKQKYEDLTIGGQRGYISFGKEHAKGRKEGDLKEFWHFGQYVDDSSKYASEYPKNIEVEELPRFNVAGKEAYQMLEKTGIYVLRALALRLGLDEFYFDKYAEEGNSILRPIHYPPITSEPANAIRAAAHGDINLITLLMGAQGKGLQVQNHDGEWIDAIAQPDELVINVGDMLSRHTNNKLKSTIHQVVNPPRELWGTSRYSIPFFMHPVSDMKLNCLENCIDAEHPKQFEDITAGDFLYERLVELGLIKK, from the coding sequence ATGCAAAACATACCTAGCGTAGATTTAAGAGATTTTTTATCGAATGATCCTGAGAGAAAACAAAAATTTGTAAACGAAATAGGAGCTGCCTTTGAAGATATTGGATTTGTAGCTTTGAAAGGACATTTTTTAGACCAAAATTTAGTTGAAGAATTATATAGCGAAATAAGAAATTTTTTCCAGTTACCTTTAGAAACGAAACAAAAATATGAAGACTTAACCATAGGCGGACAAAGAGGCTATATCTCTTTTGGAAAAGAACATGCTAAAGGACGCAAAGAAGGTGATTTAAAAGAATTTTGGCATTTTGGTCAATACGTAGATGACAGCTCAAAATATGCCTCTGAATACCCAAAAAATATTGAAGTTGAAGAATTACCTCGTTTTAATGTAGCCGGAAAAGAAGCGTACCAAATGCTTGAAAAAACAGGAATTTATGTCCTTAGAGCTTTGGCATTACGTTTAGGATTGGACGAATTCTACTTTGACAAATATGCTGAAGAAGGAAACTCTATCCTACGCCCAATTCACTACCCACCTATTACGTCTGAGCCTGCAAATGCCATACGTGCAGCTGCTCATGGCGACATTAACCTAATCACTTTGTTGATGGGTGCTCAAGGAAAAGGATTGCAAGTACAAAATCATGATGGAGAATGGATTGATGCTATTGCACAACCAGATGAATTGGTGATTAATGTAGGTGATATGCTATCAAGACACACCAACAACAAATTAAAATCGACCATTCACCAAGTGGTAAATCCACCGAGAGAATTATGGGGAACATCTCGTTATTCTATTCCGTTTTTCATGCATCCTGTGAGTGATATGAAACTAAATTGTTTAGAAAATTGTATCGATGCCGAACACCCAAAACAATTTGAAGACATCACTGCTGGAGATTTTCTTTATGAGCGTTTAGTTGAATTAGGATTGATTAAAAAATAA